The Rhododendron vialii isolate Sample 1 chromosome 8a, ASM3025357v1 genome has a window encoding:
- the LOC131298414 gene encoding heavy metal-associated isoprenylated plant protein 35-like isoform X1: MAKEVDLKKIELKVTVDCCDGCKKKVKKVLRSIEGVYKTEIDPVQPKVTVVGNVEPQTLIKKLLTLGKQAEIWRHENQNAAKEKKEVEAVIAREQDREKSKPESEQAKCFDISATAANKIKESAYVEEGGINKSSKRDQKDKNCKSKTSSPEDIKIEKTLPAQQEVTCMIHPSMSYDKGKVRTDAHYCYMVEPYTIALPYYAVHPYQVPTLSPPCCRQDHSYYGGPVCQLSVQMPVAKAGDYFSDENTTGCDVM; this comes from the exons ATGGCCAAGGAAGTGGACTTAAAG AAGATTGAATTGAAAGTTACGGTCGATTGTTGTGATGGGTGTAAGAAGAAAGTTAAAAAGGTACTACGAAGCATTGAAG GGGTTTACAAGACAGAAATTGACCCAGTGCAGCCCAAAGTGACGGTTGTCGGGAACGTGGAGCCACAGACTTTGATAAAGAAATTACTAACACTTGGAAAACAAGCAGAGATATGGAGACACGAGAACCAGAATGCggcaaaagagaagaaagaagtaGAAGCCGTGATAGCAAGAGAGCAAGAcagagaaaaatcaaaacctgAGAGCGAGCAGGCAAAATGCTTCGACATAAGCGCCACTGCTGCTAATAAGATCAAAGAGAGTGCATATGTCGAGGAGGGAGGCATCAACAAATCATCCAAGAGGGATCAGAAGGATAAAAACTGCAAGTCCAAAACCTCTAGCCCTGAAGacatcaaaatagaaaaaactcTTCCCGCTCAGCAAGAAGTAACTTGCATGATACATCCAAGCATGTCGTATGATAAGGGTAAAGTCAGGACCGACGCACATTATTGCTACATGGTTGAACCTTACACAATCGCCTTACCCTATTATGCAGTACATCCATATCAAGTGCCTACTCTCTCTCCACCGTGCTGCAGACAGGATCACAGCTACTATGGAGGGCCAGTGTGTCAACTATCAGTCCAGATGCCGGTAGCAAAGGCTGGTGACTACTTCAGTGATGAGAATACCACTGGATGTGATGTGATGTGa
- the LOC131298414 gene encoding heavy metal-associated isoprenylated plant protein 35-like isoform X2: protein MAKEVDLKIELKVTVDCCDGCKKKVKKVLRSIEGVYKTEIDPVQPKVTVVGNVEPQTLIKKLLTLGKQAEIWRHENQNAAKEKKEVEAVIAREQDREKSKPESEQAKCFDISATAANKIKESAYVEEGGINKSSKRDQKDKNCKSKTSSPEDIKIEKTLPAQQEVTCMIHPSMSYDKGKVRTDAHYCYMVEPYTIALPYYAVHPYQVPTLSPPCCRQDHSYYGGPVCQLSVQMPVAKAGDYFSDENTTGCDVM from the exons ATGGCCAAGGAAGTGGACTTAAAG ATTGAATTGAAAGTTACGGTCGATTGTTGTGATGGGTGTAAGAAGAAAGTTAAAAAGGTACTACGAAGCATTGAAG GGGTTTACAAGACAGAAATTGACCCAGTGCAGCCCAAAGTGACGGTTGTCGGGAACGTGGAGCCACAGACTTTGATAAAGAAATTACTAACACTTGGAAAACAAGCAGAGATATGGAGACACGAGAACCAGAATGCggcaaaagagaagaaagaagtaGAAGCCGTGATAGCAAGAGAGCAAGAcagagaaaaatcaaaacctgAGAGCGAGCAGGCAAAATGCTTCGACATAAGCGCCACTGCTGCTAATAAGATCAAAGAGAGTGCATATGTCGAGGAGGGAGGCATCAACAAATCATCCAAGAGGGATCAGAAGGATAAAAACTGCAAGTCCAAAACCTCTAGCCCTGAAGacatcaaaatagaaaaaactcTTCCCGCTCAGCAAGAAGTAACTTGCATGATACATCCAAGCATGTCGTATGATAAGGGTAAAGTCAGGACCGACGCACATTATTGCTACATGGTTGAACCTTACACAATCGCCTTACCCTATTATGCAGTACATCCATATCAAGTGCCTACTCTCTCTCCACCGTGCTGCAGACAGGATCACAGCTACTATGGAGGGCCAGTGTGTCAACTATCAGTCCAGATGCCGGTAGCAAAGGCTGGTGACTACTTCAGTGATGAGAATACCACTGGATGTGATGTGATGTGa
- the LOC131298415 gene encoding tyrosine--tRNA ligase, chloroplastic/mitochondrial produces the protein MAAAASRTVFHGCHCFFHNQRLLLSLSSPSFLTNLPTLLLPHTRRLRPFSSSSSSSSSSSVNETLPIHEPGKESLLRRRINVVEILEQRGLLESLTSDNLKSACSDPNLPPLRVYCGFDPTAESLHLGNLLGIVVLSWFLRCGHKAVALVGGATGRVGDPSGKSLERPELDALTLEKNAAGIAYTVRRILGQNATEEGSFVVLDNYDWWKDFRLLDFLKQVGRYARVGTMLSKESVRRRVESEQGMSFTEFTYQLLQGYDFVYLFEKEGVNVQIGGSDQWGNITAGTDLIRKILQADGAYGLTFPLLLKSDGTKFGKSEEGAIWLSPSLLSPYKFYQHFFSVPDADVSRFLKTLTFLSLEEIAELEREMKRPDYVPNTAQKRLAEEVTLFVHGEEGLQEALKATEALRPGAETRLDWETIERLAGDVPSCSMPYHEVLDLSLVDLSVSTGLLDTKSAARRLLKQGGLYLNNSRVDSEGKKVEAEDIVDGKILLLSAGKKNKLVVRIS, from the exons ATGGCGGCTGCGGCTTCAAGAACCGTCTTCCATGGCTGCCATTGCTTCTTCCACAACCAAAGactcctcctttctctctcctctccctccttCCTCACAAACCTACCCACTCTCCTACTCCCCCACACTCGCCGCCTTCGTCCCTTTTCATCGtcgtcatcatcttcttcttcttcttccgttAACGAAACCCTACCCATCCACGAACCGGGAAAAGAATCCCTTCTCCGACGCCGTATCAACGTGGTCGAAATCCTCGAGCAAAGGGGCTTACTCGAATCCCTAACCAGCGACAACCTCAAGTCCGCTTGCTCCGATCCGAACCTCCCTCCCCTTAGGGTTTACTGCGGCTTCGACCCGACCGCGGAGAGCTTGCACCTGGGGAACCTTCTTGGTATTGTTGTGCTTTCGTGGTTCCTCCGGTGCGGTCACAAGGCCGTTGCTTTGGTGGGCGGCGCCACCGGCCGGGTCGGTGATCCGTCCGGAAAGAGCCTGGAGAGGCCCGAGCTTGATGCTTTAACCCTAGAGAAGAATGCCGCCGGCATTGCCTATACCGTTCGCCGGATTCTCGGTCAAAATGCCACTGAAG AAGGTTCTTTCGTGGTCCTCGACAATTATGATTGGTGGAAGGACTTTAGGTTATTGGATTTCCTCAAGCAAGTGGGGAGATATGCGAGGGTGGGGACGATGCTGTCGAAGGAGAGCGTAAGGCGGAGGGTGGAGTCGGAGCAAGGGATGAGTTTCACTGAGTTTACCTACCAGCTTCTTCAGGGCTATGACTTCGTGTACCTGTTCGAAAAGGAAGGCGTTAACGTCCAGATTGGCGGCAGTGATCAGTGGGGTAATATAACAGCCGGCACTGACCTAATTCGCAAGATTTTGCAAGCTGATGGAGCCTACGGGCTCACTTTCCCCCTGTTGTTGAAGAGTGATGGGACCAAGTTTGGAAAATCAGAAGAGGGTGCTATCTGGCTCTCCCCCTCATTGCTGTCTCCCTACAAGTTCTATCAGCATTTCTTTTCCGTTCCGGATGCGGATGTAAGCAGATTCCTAAAGACTTTGACGTTCTTGAGCTTGGAGGAGATAGCGGAACTGGAGAGGGAAATGAAGAGACCGGATTATGTGCCTAATACGGCGCAAAAGAGGCTGGCAGAGGAAGTTACTCTATTCGTCCATGGGGAAGAAGGTTTGCAGGAGGCACTCAAGGCTACTGAGGCCCTGAGGCCTGGAGCTGAGACTAGATTAGACTGGGAGACCATTGAGAGGCTTGCAGGGGATGTACCGTCCTGCTCTATGCCTTACCACGAAGTCTTGGACCTTTCTCTTGTTGATCTTTCGGTTTCGACTGGTCTTCTCGACACCAAATCGGCTGCCCGTCGCCTGTTGAAGCAAGGGGGGTTATATCTTAATAACAGCAGAGTCGATAGCGAGGGCAAGAAGGTTGAAGCTGAGGACATTGTAGACGGGAAAATTCTCCTGTTATCAGCTGGAAAGAAGAACAAATTGGTTGTAAGAATAAGTTGA